In a single window of the Bacillota bacterium genome:
- a CDS encoding putative zinc-binding protein: MEARSTVAQSQAAENRKIGVLPCSGACNVGMMTTRAVVEIVSKRHDVGFVCALGLPLGIPGIIEMAKKADYYIALNGCEVKCATKSLEKAGIKWDKELTLTKDLGLSKNKNLQDENGFPEVIRRLSEAMES, translated from the coding sequence GCTCAATCGCAGGCTGCGGAAAACCGCAAGATTGGCGTGCTGCCTTGCTCGGGGGCGTGTAACGTAGGCATGATGACGACGCGGGCTGTCGTTGAAATCGTGAGCAAGCGTCATGATGTAGGCTTTGTCTGCGCCCTCGGGCTTCCACTGGGAATACCAGGTATCATCGAGATGGCGAAGAAGGCCGATTACTATATCGCTCTCAACGGCTGCGAAGTGAAGTGTGCTACCAAGTCCCTTGAGAAGGCCGGGATCAAGTGGGACAAGGAACTCACCCTGACTAAAGACCTCGGGCTCTCCAAGAACAAGAACTTGCAAGATGAAAACGGTTTTCCTGAAGTCATCCGTCGCCTGAGCGAAGCCATGGAGTCATGA
- a CDS encoding permease, whose amino-acid sequence MRDGASLRGFLRDTARAYKYLILIVLLDLVILSLRPATGREIFAHTYANFAEMLSVLPPIFLLLGLLDVWVPRETIMKYLGERSGLLGMALSVFLGAAAAGPLYGAFPVAAVMIKKGAKFSNILVFIGAWSTLKIPMFLFEMSALETRFAITRWIASVLGVIMMTFIIDRLITEEEKAAIYHRHTTEP is encoded by the coding sequence ATGAGGGATGGAGCGAGCTTGCGCGGATTCCTGAGGGATACCGCGCGAGCGTACAAGTACTTGATCCTCATCGTCCTCTTAGACTTGGTCATCCTCTCTCTACGTCCGGCAACAGGCAGAGAGATCTTCGCTCACACTTACGCCAATTTCGCTGAGATGCTGAGCGTGCTCCCACCCATTTTCCTGCTGCTCGGTCTTCTCGATGTGTGGGTCCCGCGTGAGACGATCATGAAGTACTTGGGCGAGCGCTCTGGCTTACTTGGAATGGCCCTCAGCGTTTTCCTTGGTGCGGCGGCAGCGGGTCCCCTCTACGGTGCCTTTCCGGTAGCTGCGGTCATGATCAAGAAGGGCGCCAAGTTCTCCAACATACTGGTGTTCATAGGGGCCTGGTCGACCCTGAAGATCCCGATGTTCCTGTTCGAGATGTCGGCTCTGGAAACGAGGTTTGCAATAACTCGGTGGATCGCCAGCGTCTTAGGGGTCATTATGATGACCTTCATCATTGACAGGCTGATCACCGAGGAAGAGAAAGCGGCCATATACCATAGGCATACGACGGAACCCTGA
- a CDS encoding permease — protein MFTRILYVVSIGFLVVSFVKDRGKTRSALIKAVRAFLGILPDFATVLAIVGLVLTFLSPSIVAGLIGKGTGILGMLITSVVGAITLIPGFVAFPLAKSLLDRGAGIMQIAVFVSTLMMVGFVTTPLEIRYFGKRVTVLRNVLAYVFSFIVAAVIGVVVS, from the coding sequence TTGTTCACGAGAATCCTGTATGTAGTATCGATTGGCTTTCTCGTTGTCTCCTTCGTAAAGGACAGGGGCAAGACTCGTTCCGCTCTGATCAAGGCGGTCCGCGCGTTTCTCGGTATCCTCCCCGATTTCGCTACGGTGCTCGCCATAGTCGGCCTCGTGTTGACCTTTCTTTCGCCAAGCATCGTCGCTGGGCTCATCGGAAAGGGAACGGGCATACTGGGAATGCTAATCACCTCTGTGGTGGGGGCGATCACCTTGATCCCAGGGTTTGTGGCTTTTCCGCTAGCCAAGTCCTTGCTCGATAGAGGCGCGGGGATAATGCAGATCGCGGTCTTCGTGTCCACCCTCATGATGGTCGGCTTCGTCACGACGCCTCTCGAGATAAGGTATTTCGGAAAGAGAGTTACTGTTTTGAGGAACGTCCTCGCATACGTGTTCTCATTCATCGTGGCTGCAGTCATCGGGGTGGTGGTCTCATGA